A single genomic interval of Leptodactylus fuscus isolate aLepFus1 unplaced genomic scaffold, aLepFus1.hap2 HAP2_SCAFFOLD_193, whole genome shotgun sequence harbors:
- the LOC142187322 gene encoding DNA damage-regulated autophagy modulator protein 1-like gives MEIRGLAFLPILWSIWMLLGLSTLFAVTVILGHETHPYISATAARLPESVIYTVVFMVSSILGAGIVLLQYKFMIIRTEPSEKRHLIGQRILLAIGWISCIGSALNAVFPVNVNLTAHDIGSGLGFGCADIFNLCQAILLYKRSFSSRRMCHIRLALTSVTSVLMLFFSGVMSSFYLHLIPDNHKQVISDAGMVVEWVQMFCLVIQQLTNYTDFQHLSLRLSREGVSISLREPAQDPENP, from the exons ATGGAAATCCGGGGTTTGGCGTTCCTGCCTATCCTGTGGTCCATATGGATGCTATTGGGTCTCAGTACCCTGTTTGCCGTAACGGTAATATTAGGGCATGAAACACATCCGTACATCAG TGCGACAGCAGCTCGGCTGCCCGAGTCCGTGATCTACACGGTGGTCTTCATGGTGTCTTCCATTCTGG GAGCTGGCATCGTTCTCCTCCAATACAAGTTCATGATAATTCGGACTGAACCATCGGAGAagcgacatctcataggccagcgAATACTACTCGCCATAGGATGGATATCCTGTATTGGGTCCGCCCTGAATGCTGTATTTCCG GTGAATGTCAACCTTACAGCTCACGATATTGGCTCAGGACTCGGTTTTGGATGTGCTGACATTTTCAACTTATGTCAAGCGATTCTCCTGTATAAGAGGTCCTTCAGCAGTCGGCGAATGTGCCATATtagactggctctgacctcggtgACATCTGTACTAATGCTATTCT TCAGTGGAGTCATGTCCAGTTTTTACCTCCATCTAATCCCTGACAACCATAAGCAG GTCATCTCTGATGCAGGCATGGTGGTCGAGTGGGTTCAGATGTTCTGCCTCGTAATTCAACAACTGACCAATTATACAGATTTCCAG CATTTATCTTTAAGGTTGTCCCGAGAAGGTGTCTCCATCAGCCTGAGAGAACCAGCCCAGGACCCTGAAAACCCCTAA